The Candidatus Dependentiae bacterium genome includes a window with the following:
- a CDS encoding leucyl aminopeptidase, which produces MITFRFNESLVADTKAQGIAFFMPAGQSFSKELHETASRYFPAMEEYLKQIDFTGQKSKIATASISVDGHPKTIFCVGLGKVSKKNHVDIEVLRRATASLIRAMQARKTISCAIELPSAKLFDISDFDLAKNLIISSTMASYRFDEFFSDEKSRVNKNLTIDWSISKDANKDELERGYKEGAIIAAAVNNTRHWVDMPPSQLTPTVLVSHAQDIAKDNNLKLTVFGEPEIRKMGMGGLEAVSIGSEQDCKLAILEYKTTKKDAPTIAFVGKGITFDSGGLSIKPAQSMETMKDDMAGAAAVIGAMGVLAQLKPEVNIIGLVPTSENLPSGTATKPGDIIRFYNGKTAEVKNTDAEGRLILADALSYAVKHYKPDAMIDIATLTGACAYALGPFFTGLMSQHDELAQKIEKAAQTTGDRVWRLPMDDDFKPAVACDVADLCNSGSAKYRAGAITAAFFLQSFVDDIPWAHLDIAGSAFAVPDIAYFDKGATGAGLRLLVELAMNWKQ; this is translated from the coding sequence ATGATTACATTTCGGTTTAATGAGAGTTTGGTAGCTGATACGAAGGCACAAGGAATTGCATTCTTTATGCCGGCTGGCCAATCGTTTTCTAAAGAATTGCATGAAACGGCAAGTCGTTATTTTCCAGCAATGGAAGAGTATTTGAAGCAAATCGATTTTACTGGCCAAAAAAGTAAAATCGCAACAGCCTCGATTTCGGTAGACGGGCATCCTAAAACAATTTTCTGTGTTGGTTTAGGTAAAGTAAGTAAAAAAAATCATGTAGATATAGAAGTTTTGCGTCGTGCAACGGCGTCTCTTATTCGTGCAATGCAAGCGCGAAAAACAATATCGTGCGCCATTGAATTACCATCCGCAAAATTATTTGATATTTCAGATTTTGATTTAGCAAAAAATCTTATCATAAGTTCAACGATGGCATCGTATCGTTTTGATGAATTTTTTTCTGACGAAAAATCACGCGTTAATAAAAATTTGACCATTGATTGGTCGATTTCAAAAGATGCAAATAAAGATGAACTTGAGCGTGGGTATAAAGAGGGCGCAATTATCGCAGCGGCCGTAAATAATACGCGTCACTGGGTTGATATGCCGCCTTCACAATTAACGCCAACCGTATTAGTGAGCCATGCACAAGATATTGCAAAAGATAATAATTTGAAGCTGACCGTTTTTGGTGAACCTGAAATTAGAAAAATGGGAATGGGCGGGTTAGAAGCTGTTTCTATAGGTTCTGAACAGGATTGCAAGTTAGCGATCCTGGAATATAAAACCACCAAAAAAGATGCGCCAACAATTGCATTTGTTGGAAAAGGGATCACTTTCGATTCTGGCGGTTTGAGCATAAAACCTGCGCAAAGCATGGAAACCATGAAAGATGATATGGCCGGCGCTGCGGCAGTTATTGGTGCAATGGGTGTTCTTGCCCAACTCAAGCCAGAAGTAAATATTATTGGTTTAGTGCCAACGTCCGAAAACTTGCCAAGTGGAACTGCCACAAAGCCAGGAGATATTATCCGCTTTTATAATGGAAAAACGGCAGAAGTAAAAAATACTGATGCAGAAGGCCGCTTGATTCTAGCCGATGCGCTTTCTTATGCAGTGAAACATTATAAACCAGATGCTATGATCGATATTGCGACGTTAACGGGAGCATGCGCTTACGCTCTAGGCCCTTTCTTTACCGGTCTTATGAGTCAGCATGATGAACTTGCACAGAAAATTGAAAAAGCTGCGCAAACAACTGGCGATCGCGTATGGCGTTTGCCGATGGATGACGATTTCAAACCAGCTGTTGCCTGCGATGTTGCAGATTTGTGCAATAGTGGAAGTGCAAAATATCGCGCAGGAGCAATCACCGCCGCATTTTTCTTGCAATCGTTTGTGGACGATATTCCTTGGGCGCATCTTGATATTGCTGGCAGTGCGTTTGCAGTTCCTGATATTGCTTATTTTGATAAAGGTGCAACTGGCGCGGGATTGAGATTGCTTGTTGAGCTTGCAATGAATTGGAAACAATAA
- a CDS encoding DNA ligase, producing the protein MIKRKNKLTTYQSKRNFSHTREPLNPKINKRKTKNLKFVIQKHAASHLHYDFRLEIDGVLVSWAVPKGIPTKKEKRLAIMTEDHPLDYATFEGTIPQGEYGGGTVMVWDIGTYKNIKMKNGKLVPITTALKNGQVEVQLDGKKLHGNYALIRYKDSDRNNQWLMIKMHDEPGAPRSKTNQRSALTGRTMQQITKESAQ; encoded by the coding sequence ATGATTAAAAGGAAAAATAAATTAACCACTTACCAATCAAAACGTAATTTTTCACACACGCGCGAACCTCTTAATCCCAAAATAAATAAACGGAAAACCAAAAATTTAAAGTTTGTGATACAAAAGCACGCCGCATCGCATCTGCATTATGATTTTCGGTTAGAAATCGATGGAGTTCTTGTTTCGTGGGCAGTTCCAAAGGGCATTCCAACTAAAAAAGAAAAACGCTTAGCAATTATGACCGAAGATCATCCTCTGGATTATGCAACATTTGAAGGAACAATCCCGCAAGGGGAATATGGTGGCGGCACGGTCATGGTGTGGGATATTGGCACGTATAAAAATATAAAAATGAAAAACGGAAAACTCGTTCCGATTACCACCGCCTTAAAAAATGGACAAGTGGAAGTTCAACTAGATGGCAAAAAACTCCATGGCAACTATGCACTCATACGCTATAAAGATTCAGATAGAAACAATCAATGGCTTATGATAAAAATGCATGATGAGCCGGGCGCACCTCGCTCAAAGACCAATCAACGCTCCGCGCTGACCGGCCGAACCATGCAACAGATAACTAAGGAGAGCGCGCAATGA
- a CDS encoding MBL fold metallo-hydrolase, which yields MKLTFLGTRGNIKIKSKRHFRHSSLLVESGSSKIMIDAGLDWKSKIKTLNPDAIFITHAHPDHAGGLSPKTPCPVFTTPESWQEIKKYEIEECRLIMPGDPVIAGDLTVEAFEVMHSLKAPAVGFRISDDEHTIFYVPDVVKIKKEKKALEGIDLYIGDGALIKRSLLVSKKKSTDVGHAPIIMQLQWCKKNKISRMIVTNCGTEITSIDPHEADTIINQLGDQVRVITMIAYDGLKIPL from the coding sequence ATGAAACTAACTTTTTTAGGAACTCGGGGCAACATAAAAATTAAATCGAAACGTCATTTTCGCCATTCTTCATTACTTGTTGAATCCGGTTCATCAAAAATAATGATTGATGCGGGGCTTGATTGGAAATCAAAAATAAAAACGCTCAACCCTGATGCAATTTTCATCACGCATGCGCATCCCGATCATGCTGGCGGCCTATCGCCCAAAACGCCGTGCCCGGTTTTTACGACGCCTGAAAGTTGGCAGGAAATAAAAAAGTACGAAATTGAAGAATGCCGCCTTATAATGCCGGGCGATCCGGTTATAGCAGGAGATTTGACCGTGGAAGCGTTTGAAGTGATGCATTCGCTCAAAGCTCCGGCGGTTGGTTTTCGCATTTCGGATGATGAACATACTATTTTTTATGTTCCCGATGTCGTCAAAATAAAAAAAGAAAAAAAAGCACTTGAAGGAATTGATCTTTATATTGGTGACGGTGCGCTTATAAAACGTTCATTGCTTGTGAGCAAAAAAAAGAGTACCGATGTTGGTCATGCGCCTATTATTATGCAGTTGCAATGGTGCAAAAAAAATAAAATTTCTCGCATGATTGTTACCAATTGCGGCACCGAAATTACTTCAATAGATCCTCATGAAGCGGATACGATTATTAATCAATTAGGAGATCAGGTTCGGGTTATAACCATGATTGCGTACGACGGATTAAAAATACCGTTATGA
- a CDS encoding ATP-dependent DNA ligase, which yields MSIKAGRYTVEISHPEKILFAPTKISKGDLIDYYFNIADYMIPYLKDHPLTMVRYPNGIKDEGFYQKDAPEYFPEWIKRVAVKKQEGGSTHYVVCNNQATLVYLANQNCITPHLWLSKYDKLENPDRMIFDIDPSIKDFQVVKDAAWIVKKELDRLGLKSFVMTTGAHGLHITVPLNRRATFDEVKAFARAIAQKLEEENPKIITTELNIKKRGKRTFIDYLRNGFGATAVAPYAVRPIAGAPVATPLSWKELDSIKSAQEFNINNIFKRLKKIKDPWKDFFKVRQSIKK from the coding sequence ATGAGTATTAAAGCGGGGCGCTACACGGTTGAAATTTCGCATCCTGAAAAAATTCTTTTTGCGCCAACCAAAATCTCTAAGGGCGATTTAATCGATTATTATTTTAATATCGCAGATTACATGATTCCTTATCTGAAAGATCATCCACTTACTATGGTGCGTTATCCTAATGGGATAAAAGACGAAGGTTTTTATCAAAAAGACGCCCCAGAATATTTTCCAGAATGGATTAAACGAGTTGCGGTAAAAAAACAGGAAGGCGGCTCAACGCATTATGTGGTTTGCAATAATCAAGCAACACTCGTTTACCTGGCAAATCAAAATTGCATAACGCCACATTTATGGTTAAGTAAATACGATAAATTAGAAAATCCTGATCGCATGATTTTTGATATCGATCCATCTATCAAAGATTTTCAAGTGGTTAAAGATGCAGCATGGATCGTAAAAAAAGAATTAGATCGTTTAGGATTAAAATCGTTTGTGATGACGACCGGTGCGCATGGCTTGCATATCACCGTTCCGCTTAATAGGCGGGCAACTTTTGATGAAGTGAAAGCCTTCGCGCGCGCAATTGCGCAAAAACTTGAAGAAGAAAATCCAAAAATAATTACCACAGAATTAAATATTAAAAAGCGTGGTAAACGCACATTTATCGATTATCTGCGCAACGGATTTGGGGCCACCGCGGTTGCTCCCTACGCCGTCCGGCCCATTGCAGGCGCACCGGTGGCAACGCCGCTTTCATGGAAAGAACTCGATTCAATTAAATCGGCACAAGAATTTAATATTAATAATATTTTTAAGCGATTGAAGAAAATTAAAGATCCATGGAAAGATTTTTTTAAGGTGAGGCAGTCAATTAAAAAATAA
- the ftsW gene encoding putative lipid II flippase FtsW: MYSEQKRLKTDLRIFLGVVCALMVLGLIFVYSSSSVFALEKCGSAHYFVKKQCFGILLGFFALLITRFLPLSIIESCSSLFYLGALGLTALTFVPGLTLKIHGSNRWLSLGGFSFQPSELLKITLLMYLAAYLTKMTGKRNSIKSYIPFLVLFGAGCLLLLKQPDFGMTVTLALTVFLIFFIMQINTKLLLGAAALSIPVGAALIYMRSYRLKRITTFFNPWSDPQGSGFQLIQSLIAIGSGSWWGVGISNSRQKFFYLPMQHTDFIFAIIAEETGFIGALLIILLYILFLYFGMRIASKLTDPFAMIVTLGFVTMTSLQATINIAVTTGMLPTKGIGLPFISYGNSSLICSLAMIGLIMNCVAHNRNG, translated from the coding sequence ATGTATAGCGAGCAAAAACGACTCAAAACAGATTTACGCATCTTCTTAGGCGTAGTTTGTGCGCTCATGGTACTCGGATTGATTTTTGTGTATTCATCAAGCTCTGTTTTCGCGCTGGAAAAATGCGGATCGGCGCATTATTTTGTAAAAAAACAATGTTTTGGCATTCTGCTTGGCTTTTTTGCGTTATTAATTACTCGTTTCCTACCATTATCGATCATCGAATCATGCTCATCTCTTTTTTATCTTGGTGCCTTAGGATTAACGGCGCTTACTTTTGTTCCCGGCTTAACGCTGAAAATTCATGGTTCAAATCGTTGGTTGTCGTTAGGCGGTTTTTCATTTCAGCCCAGTGAACTTTTGAAAATTACGCTTTTAATGTACCTTGCTGCCTATTTAACCAAAATGACTGGCAAGCGAAATTCTATAAAAAGTTATATCCCGTTTTTGGTTCTCTTTGGAGCGGGATGCTTATTGCTCCTGAAGCAACCGGACTTTGGTATGACGGTAACCCTTGCACTTACCGTGTTTCTTATTTTCTTTATTATGCAAATAAATACAAAATTGCTTTTGGGCGCAGCAGCACTCAGTATTCCAGTGGGAGCTGCACTCATTTATATGAGAAGCTACCGATTAAAACGAATTACGACGTTTTTTAATCCATGGAGTGATCCGCAAGGTTCCGGTTTTCAACTTATTCAATCACTCATTGCTATCGGATCGGGCAGTTGGTGGGGAGTTGGGATTTCAAATTCTCGCCAAAAATTCTTTTATTTGCCAATGCAGCATACCGATTTTATTTTCGCCATTATTGCGGAAGAAACCGGGTTTATTGGTGCCCTTCTTATTATCCTTCTTTATATTTTATTTCTCTATTTTGGGATGCGCATAGCCTCGAAGTTGACCGATCCGTTTGCCATGATCGTGACACTTGGTTTCGTAACGATGACGAGCCTACAAGCAACGATTAATATTGCGGTGACCACCGGGATGTTGCCAACAAAAGGTATCGGCCTGCCCTTTATAAGCTACGGAAACTCTTCTCTTATTTGTAGTCTTGCAATGATCGGCCTCATTATGAACTGCGTCGCGCATAATAGAAATGGATAG
- a CDS encoding FAD-binding oxidoreductase produces the protein MNYPNLLPYDQVFWYLEKNRVRPLKESIKTDVVIIGGGMAGLSAAQVFAKRGLSVVLLEKNFCGSGASGKSSGFITPDSELPLRTFKEKYGAQEAGNLWNFILSGVNIIKENIKKYDLDCDYQEQDTLVVANGERAFKNEIMREYQTRQELNYESRLYTHDEIGQVITGANYSGGVRYADTFGIHASRYCGGMKMVLEKMGVRIYEETPVIDIKNNEVTTFGGTVQTEHIIVCTDRFAQALPLLKNNLYHVQTTLMISAPLSDNHIKQIFPDKLCMVWDTDLVYHYYRITGENRLLLGGARLIDTYAKKETHDNTRTATILGNYFAKKYPQVPVSFEYMWPGLIGVSKDLFPLAGRDREMKSVYYIAAATGLPWAAALGAYSADCMLDNNAAFDSYFSPYRSFTLGPIANHLLGTRLTFALSNFLTVGSV, from the coding sequence ATGAACTATCCAAATTTATTACCGTACGATCAAGTTTTTTGGTACTTAGAAAAAAATAGAGTTCGCCCCTTAAAAGAATCAATAAAGACCGATGTTGTTATCATTGGTGGTGGCATGGCGGGTCTTTCTGCCGCGCAAGTCTTTGCCAAGCGCGGATTAAGCGTTGTTCTGCTCGAGAAAAATTTTTGTGGCTCCGGCGCTAGCGGTAAAAGTTCAGGATTTATCACGCCCGATTCGGAATTGCCGCTTCGTACTTTTAAAGAAAAATATGGGGCTCAAGAAGCGGGAAATCTTTGGAATTTCATTCTTTCGGGCGTCAACATCATTAAAGAAAACATAAAAAAATATGATCTTGATTGCGATTATCAAGAGCAGGATACGCTCGTTGTCGCCAACGGCGAGCGCGCTTTTAAAAATGAAATTATGCGCGAATATCAAACGCGCCAAGAACTTAATTATGAAAGCCGGCTATATACGCACGATGAGATCGGGCAAGTAATAACAGGCGCGAATTATTCTGGCGGCGTACGGTATGCAGATACATTTGGTATTCATGCTTCTCGCTATTGCGGGGGCATGAAAATGGTGCTTGAAAAAATGGGCGTGCGCATTTATGAAGAAACACCAGTGATAGATATCAAAAATAATGAAGTGACCACGTTTGGAGGAACGGTGCAAACTGAGCATATTATTGTCTGCACCGATCGTTTTGCTCAAGCTTTACCGCTATTGAAAAACAATTTGTATCATGTGCAAACAACTCTTATGATTTCTGCACCGCTTTCAGATAATCATATAAAGCAAATATTTCCCGATAAGCTGTGCATGGTTTGGGATACCGATTTGGTCTACCATTATTATAGAATTACTGGGGAAAATCGATTACTTTTGGGCGGAGCGCGGCTCATTGATACCTATGCAAAAAAAGAAACGCACGATAATACGCGCACAGCCACTATACTTGGAAATTATTTTGCAAAAAAATATCCGCAGGTTCCGGTTTCATTTGAATATATGTGGCCAGGATTAATCGGGGTGAGCAAAGATTTATTTCCGTTGGCAGGGCGCGATAGAGAAATGAAATCGGTCTATTATATTGCAGCCGCAACGGGATTGCCTTGGGCCGCGGCGCTTGGGGCGTATAGCGCCGATTGCATGCTTGATAATAATGCAGCGTTTGATTCTTATTTTTCGCCTTATCGTTCATTTACGCTCGGCCCAATAGCTAATCATTTGCTTGGAACGCGATTAACGTTTGCATTATCAAACTTTTTGACCGTTGGAAGTGTTTAA
- a CDS encoding NUDIX domain-containing protein gives MDVINTQDDELLDIINDQDIVIGAQYRSAIYINNLHNYRGINGFIKNSQGQLWIPRRTAQKKLFPLALDTSVGGHVMSGESYVEAFARETKEELNLDISELKHKQIGYFTPHNHSVSGFMNVYEILLDTEPLYNKDDFIESYWLYPHEIIDRLNAGDRAKGDLPKLIKLLYIR, from the coding sequence ATGGACGTAATTAACACTCAAGATGACGAACTTCTAGATATTATAAACGATCAAGATATCGTAATCGGTGCTCAATATCGCTCTGCAATTTATATAAATAATTTGCATAATTATCGTGGCATTAACGGATTTATTAAAAACTCTCAAGGGCAACTTTGGATTCCGCGACGAACTGCGCAAAAAAAACTTTTCCCTTTAGCTCTCGATACCAGCGTTGGTGGGCATGTGATGTCTGGAGAAAGTTATGTTGAAGCATTTGCGCGAGAAACAAAAGAAGAATTGAATCTCGATATTTCTGAATTAAAACATAAACAAATAGGTTATTTTACGCCGCATAACCATTCGGTTTCAGGTTTTATGAACGTATATGAAATATTATTAGACACAGAACCGCTCTATAACAAAGATGATTTTATAGAATCATACTGGCTTTATCCGCATGAAATTATTGATCGATTGAATGCAGGTGATCGTGCAAAAGGTGATTTGCCAAAACTCATAAAGCTTTTATATATTCGTTAA
- a CDS encoding alkaline phosphatase family protein yields the protein MKRTLLVQLIGFLFFVFSIVESQPPRLVIGFVVDQLSYDNFMKIAPNFGGGFKKLIDNGIIYHKACWPHGMPGTAPGHTGLVTGTIPSVHGITNNDWPDEDGNKITADADTPENAAVFSPTGYYPFGKSTRNTMVDTICDQIKIASGPNRSFAVYSITGKSRSATAMAGKMGKAIWFDDNAGQYTSSKAYFDELPNWLTTYNADNKKKLTSYAWKPFFPSPNKAYSCANPNSYNYTKTDSVLDVMQTLDETEPKTFYNLIEKMPLSHELVLGCALNCLEHLLKEETATTIVLWIGFSAVDKVGHLFGNTSKEYIDILYHLDAQLDRFMREVGTKVNPADTLFLLTADHGSMPIVELLNEKKFSLAKRINTIELANELNAMLEKKIGIKNLINQIDTPNIYFNQSVWKVLDEKKQKTAENLLKKTLKKKSGIKQVWTYKDLEKANFGPHDICQFYKNQIFPGRSGQLIFQVYPYVFVSKYPTGAGHKTPYEYDVHVPLIFYQPTVLSDKQIQKSVFVQQVAPTLASILDVPCPSACSFDVLPGILP from the coding sequence ATGAAGCGAACGCTGTTAGTACAATTAATTGGTTTTCTGTTTTTTGTTTTCTCCATCGTTGAATCCCAACCACCACGCCTGGTGATCGGATTTGTCGTTGATCAACTTTCGTATGATAATTTTATGAAAATCGCGCCGAATTTTGGCGGCGGCTTTAAAAAACTAATCGATAATGGGATCATTTATCATAAAGCATGTTGGCCGCATGGTATGCCAGGAACAGCGCCGGGCCATACCGGATTAGTAACAGGAACTATCCCTTCCGTTCATGGAATTACTAATAACGATTGGCCAGATGAAGATGGCAATAAAATTACTGCCGATGCCGATACACCTGAAAATGCCGCGGTATTTTCACCAACCGGTTACTACCCATTTGGAAAATCAACGCGCAATACCATGGTTGATACCATTTGCGATCAGATAAAAATTGCAAGCGGCCCAAACCGTTCGTTTGCGGTCTATTCGATTACCGGAAAAAGTCGTTCGGCTACCGCAATGGCGGGTAAAATGGGTAAAGCTATTTGGTTTGATGATAATGCGGGGCAATACACATCAAGCAAAGCTTATTTTGATGAACTTCCCAATTGGTTAACCACTTACAATGCAGATAATAAAAAAAAATTAACGTCATATGCTTGGAAGCCTTTTTTTCCATCACCAAATAAAGCTTATTCCTGCGCAAATCCAAACTCGTACAACTATACAAAAACCGATTCGGTACTTGATGTTATGCAAACGCTAGATGAAACCGAACCAAAAACATTTTATAATTTAATTGAGAAAATGCCGCTCTCGCATGAACTGGTTCTTGGATGTGCACTCAATTGCTTGGAGCATTTACTGAAAGAAGAAACTGCTACGACCATTGTTTTATGGATCGGTTTCAGCGCTGTGGATAAAGTTGGGCACCTTTTTGGCAATACGAGTAAGGAATACATCGATATTCTTTATCATCTTGATGCGCAACTCGATAGATTTATGCGAGAAGTCGGAACAAAAGTGAATCCAGCAGATACACTTTTTCTTCTGACTGCCGATCATGGGAGCATGCCGATTGTCGAATTACTGAACGAGAAAAAATTTTCTCTTGCCAAACGAATTAACACTATAGAGCTTGCAAACGAATTAAATGCGATGCTTGAAAAAAAAATCGGCATCAAAAATCTCATTAACCAAATAGATACGCCCAATATTTATTTCAATCAATCGGTATGGAAAGTGTTAGATGAAAAAAAGCAAAAAACAGCAGAAAATTTACTTAAAAAAACATTGAAGAAAAAATCGGGCATTAAACAAGTTTGGACCTATAAAGATCTTGAAAAAGCGAATTTTGGCCCACACGATATTTGCCAATTTTACAAAAACCAGATTTTTCCTGGCCGCAGTGGGCAATTAATTTTCCAAGTGTATCCCTATGTTTTTGTGAGCAAATATCCCACCGGCGCGGGGCACAAAACTCCCTATGAATATGATGTTCATGTGCCTCTTATTTTTTATCAACCAACTGTTCTTTCTGATAAGCAAATTCAAAAGTCGGTTTTTGTTCAGCAGGTCGCTCCAACGCTTGCTTCAATTTTAGATGTACCCTGCCCTTCAGCATGTTCATTTGACGTGTTGCCCGGCATTTTACCTTAG
- the murD gene encoding UDP-N-acetylmuramoyl-L-alanine--D-glutamate ligase, translating to MMHKGLNEGIKVGIWGFGVVGKSVAQFFSDYPIKLSVMEKRSLSDQEKEYCAQRSITLFGEEQKNKFLDNNDLIIPSPGIDLRDYKNYRSKFLSELDIFSDAFKKPIIAITGTVGKTSTTHFLSTLLSSSMRISTGGNIGTGMLDLITHQENTDCAILELSSFQLEYCKTFAPYLALWTNLYQNHLDRHGTMEEYLKAKLNLICNQKAGQHALLPVELLKFDAIKNYLDCAPQFLSFFSQYKIDLNKLGAIIPHKLFWIEDGTIVVYQNGLVKPLISINELPKHSFIQNWIVVAAATNILNKPLDLIKNISFDSDVLSHRLERITTKEGITFFDDSKGTLAQSTLAAIDSFSNRPLILMLGGLSKGVDRSQLIAQLPANVQAVICFGKEADQLAQWCNARAIKAHASPTLEEAFEACRTFANEETPVLFSPSGSSFDLFTDYKMRGKRFKELVAQHYTIS from the coding sequence ATGATGCATAAAGGCCTGAATGAAGGGATAAAAGTTGGCATATGGGGTTTTGGCGTTGTCGGCAAATCTGTTGCGCAATTTTTTTCTGACTATCCTATTAAATTATCGGTAATGGAGAAGCGATCACTTTCTGATCAAGAGAAAGAATATTGCGCTCAGCGTTCCATTACCCTTTTTGGGGAAGAGCAAAAAAATAAGTTTCTCGATAATAATGATCTTATTATTCCAAGCCCTGGAATAGATTTACGGGATTATAAAAATTATCGCTCTAAATTCTTGAGTGAATTGGACATTTTTTCTGATGCTTTTAAAAAACCAATTATTGCAATAACGGGAACGGTAGGAAAAACATCAACAACCCATTTTCTTTCTACGTTACTTTCATCATCAATGCGTATTTCAACGGGCGGCAATATTGGAACGGGGATGCTCGATCTAATTACGCACCAAGAAAATACTGATTGCGCCATTCTCGAACTTTCTAGTTTCCAGCTTGAATATTGCAAAACATTTGCACCATACCTTGCTCTTTGGACAAATTTGTATCAAAACCATCTTGATCGACACGGCACGATGGAAGAATATTTGAAAGCAAAACTCAACCTTATTTGCAACCAAAAAGCTGGGCAACATGCATTGCTGCCAGTGGAGCTTTTAAAGTTTGATGCGATTAAAAATTATTTGGATTGCGCCCCACAGTTTCTATCTTTTTTTTCTCAATACAAGATTGATTTAAACAAATTAGGCGCAATAATACCGCATAAATTATTTTGGATCGAAGATGGCACTATTGTTGTGTATCAAAACGGCTTAGTGAAACCTCTTATTTCAATCAATGAATTGCCCAAACATTCATTTATCCAAAATTGGATCGTCGTTGCAGCGGCGACAAACATTTTAAATAAGCCTCTTGATTTGATAAAAAATATTTCTTTCGACTCGGATGTACTCAGCCATCGGTTAGAGCGCATTACCACAAAAGAAGGAATTACTTTTTTTGATGATTCTAAAGGAACTCTAGCACAATCAACATTAGCAGCAATTGATTCATTTAGTAATCGGCCATTGATTCTCATGCTGGGCGGATTGAGTAAGGGAGTCGATAGATCTCAATTGATTGCACAATTACCAGCAAATGTGCAGGCGGTTATTTGTTTTGGCAAAGAAGCTGACCAACTTGCGCAGTGGTGCAATGCGCGTGCAATAAAAGCGCATGCGTCACCAACACTTGAAGAGGCGTTTGAAGCATGCAGAACATTTGCAAATGAAGAAACGCCGGTTCTTTTTTCTCCCAGCGGCTCAAGCTTCGATCTTTTTACCGATTACAAAATGCGCGGAAAACGATTTAAAGAGTTAGTCGCGCAGCATTACACGATTTCATAA